One window of Gemmatimonadaceae bacterium genomic DNA carries:
- the merP gene encoding mercury resistance system periplasmic binding protein MerP, with product MRKQLLFAIAALTLVATPAWAAPRTVILSVSQMTCAACPITVKKALAKVDGVTKVVVSLEKQQAVVTYDDVKTDVKRLIRATTDAGYPSSVAR from the coding sequence ATGAGAAAGCAGCTGCTGTTCGCCATCGCCGCCCTCACGCTCGTTGCCACCCCCGCGTGGGCTGCTCCCCGCACCGTCATCTTGTCGGTCTCGCAGATGACCTGTGCGGCCTGCCCGATCACCGTCAAGAAGGCGCTAGCCAAGGTTGACGGCGTCACCAAGGTTGTCGTGAGTCTCGAGAAACAGCAGGCCGTGGTCACCTACGACGACGTCAAGACGGACGTCAAGCGGTTGATTCGTGCCACGACCGACGCCGGGTATCCCTCTTCAGTCGCTCGGTAG
- the merR gene encoding Hg(II)-responsive transcriptional regulator, whose translation MIAPRTEFTIGSFAKAAGVNVETIRFYQRRKLLPMPARPYGRIRRYGTADVARVRFIKAAQGLGFSLDEVAELLRLDDGAHCDDAREAAEAKLREVREKLVGLRRIEGALARLIRTCRAGTGRVQCPLIDSLRSGATRGRMAQ comes from the coding sequence ATGATCGCGCCACGCACGGAGTTCACCATTGGATCGTTCGCCAAGGCGGCGGGCGTGAACGTCGAGACGATTCGGTTCTACCAGCGTCGGAAGCTCCTGCCGATGCCAGCACGGCCGTACGGTCGCATCCGACGGTATGGGACGGCAGACGTGGCGCGCGTCCGGTTCATCAAGGCCGCACAAGGCCTGGGGTTCAGTCTCGACGAGGTGGCCGAGTTGCTGCGTCTCGACGACGGCGCGCACTGCGATGACGCCCGCGAAGCCGCCGAGGCCAAGCTTCGCGAGGTGCGCGAGAAGCTGGTCGGCCTGCGACGCATCGAGGGGGCGCTCGCGCGCCTCATCAGGACCTGCCGGGCAGGCACTGGTCGCGTCCAGTGCCCGCTCATCGACTCGCTGCGCTCCGGCGCCACTCGCGGTCGCATGGCTCAGTGA
- a CDS encoding TlpA disulfide reductase family protein, which produces MTWNRWVVSGVSLLGLGGAMLAARRSPAGVDRGPIETFLSASKPRVEIIAGVRHVFTTQPPARLIVDTAPPAAGAELLWFDGRATAPASGGVLALDASGGVVMFDARLRPTYRRVRGEGRDWVSVSAAPGDGLWLSDATGALYRADVTGELHPLPKSTLTYPSIVSDGRGGSPWLVRSSQHFGSFLPSGEEPLLEFRDASGAVGGTLGRAITPAHVLLLDLANAGALAIAPRALVLAPFIRDEVIALSFAGETLWVAHRGLPQSTKEPRFEIDHGRAVVDYSPVNLGARVGPDGRLYVLSTPGYTTQRSRLDVIDLESGVVRRTVEFDTAIPTLAADESGRVYQLDAVALLAGAPPRERKPWPAFALPRLAGDSVRSADFRGRVSLVNVWASWCEPCRAEMPALDSLQHALTGPGFAFLSLNDDVDVEAARRFLAAGGYAFPVALGRGRVRDLLHAPGMPITALVDAEGHVIRRWIGYAGPEQVAAIRALARAEVERLPMARDASMMGMHHH; this is translated from the coding sequence ATGACCTGGAACCGGTGGGTCGTGAGCGGGGTGTCGCTGCTTGGACTCGGCGGCGCGATGCTCGCGGCCCGCCGGTCTCCGGCGGGCGTCGACCGCGGGCCGATCGAGACCTTCCTCAGCGCATCGAAGCCACGGGTGGAGATCATCGCGGGCGTGCGGCACGTGTTCACCACGCAGCCGCCCGCACGGTTGATCGTGGACACCGCGCCCCCCGCCGCCGGGGCCGAGTTGCTCTGGTTCGATGGTCGTGCGACCGCGCCCGCTTCGGGAGGCGTGCTGGCGCTCGACGCCAGCGGCGGCGTCGTGATGTTCGATGCGCGGCTTCGCCCGACGTACCGTCGCGTGCGTGGCGAGGGACGCGACTGGGTGAGCGTCAGTGCGGCACCCGGGGACGGGTTGTGGCTCTCCGACGCCACCGGCGCACTGTACCGCGCTGACGTCACCGGTGAGCTGCATCCGCTGCCCAAGAGCACATTGACCTACCCGTCGATCGTCAGCGACGGCCGGGGCGGCTCACCGTGGCTCGTGCGTTCGTCGCAGCATTTCGGCTCATTCCTGCCGAGCGGAGAGGAGCCGTTGCTGGAGTTCCGCGATGCGAGCGGGGCCGTGGGCGGGACCTTGGGCCGAGCCATCACCCCGGCTCACGTGCTCCTGCTGGACCTCGCCAACGCCGGCGCCCTGGCCATCGCGCCGCGGGCCTTGGTGCTGGCGCCGTTCATCCGCGACGAGGTCATCGCGCTGTCGTTCGCGGGCGAGACTCTATGGGTGGCCCACCGCGGACTGCCCCAGAGTACCAAGGAGCCCCGGTTCGAGATCGACCACGGGCGAGCCGTCGTCGACTACTCACCCGTGAACCTCGGTGCGCGTGTGGGGCCCGACGGCCGCCTCTACGTGCTGAGCACTCCCGGCTACACCACCCAGCGCAGTCGCCTTGACGTCATCGACCTTGAGAGTGGCGTCGTGCGGCGCACGGTGGAGTTTGACACGGCCATCCCGACGCTCGCGGCGGATGAGTCCGGACGGGTCTACCAGCTCGATGCCGTGGCCTTGCTGGCGGGAGCGCCGCCACGGGAACGTAAGCCGTGGCCTGCGTTCGCTCTGCCACGCCTCGCCGGAGATTCCGTCCGCAGTGCCGATTTCCGCGGGCGTGTCTCGCTGGTGAACGTCTGGGCCAGCTGGTGCGAGCCCTGTCGAGCCGAGATGCCGGCGCTCGACTCGCTGCAGCACGCATTGACGGGACCGGGTTTCGCGTTCCTGTCGCTCAACGACGACGTCGACGTGGAGGCGGCCCGGCGCTTCCTGGCGGCGGGCGGATATGCATTTCCGGTCGCGCTGGGTCGTGGACGCGTGCGAGACCTGCTGCATGCGCCGGGCATGCCCATCACGGCGCTCGTGGACGCCGAGGGACACGTGATCCGACGCTGGATCGGCTACGCCGGTCCCGAGCAGGTGGCCGCCATCCGCGCGCTGGCGCGCGCCGAGGTGGAGCGCCTCCCGATGGCGAGGGATGCGTCAATGATGGGCATGCACCATCACTGA
- the trxA gene encoding thioredoxin, with product MSAATTVTDATFPSTIEQHEGLALVDVWASWCAPCRALAPTIESLARQFDGRVLVSKLDFDANPGTAERFGVRSIPTVLFFRDGALVDQMVGAQPVAAFTTRIERHLATPAS from the coding sequence ATGTCCGCCGCCACCACCGTTACTGACGCGACCTTCCCGAGCACCATCGAACAGCACGAAGGGCTCGCCCTCGTCGACGTCTGGGCGAGCTGGTGCGCCCCGTGCCGTGCGCTCGCGCCCACCATCGAGTCTCTCGCCAGGCAGTTTGACGGGCGCGTGCTCGTGAGCAAGCTCGACTTCGACGCCAACCCGGGGACGGCCGAGCGATTCGGTGTGCGGTCGATTCCCACTGTCCTCTTCTTCCGCGATGGCGCGCTGGTGGACCAGATGGTCGGCGCCCAGCCCGTGGCGGCGTTCACGACCCGCATCGAACGGCATCTCGCGACGCCGGCCAGCTAG
- a CDS encoding energy transducer TonB, giving the protein MSMHLLLSDVQRPQRSLIATSLSVVLHAGAVVVLAMTGERMVNAVAGMIEETVQYLYPARRDIGPLKPGQLSASAPRDARTTGDETPRWRDGQPGAGGQGVGAHEGIIFAPLPSESESVEPGVGDNAFSTVEVDSIAVVDPTSEGPEYPTAMAARKLEGSTVLRFVVDSTGTIDMSTVRVISATHSAFAKAVIAAMPRMKYRPASIDGHPVRLLVEQAFAFRLQKPKGQIA; this is encoded by the coding sequence ATGAGCATGCATCTGCTACTATCAGATGTGCAGCGCCCGCAGCGGTCGCTAATCGCGACGAGCCTGAGCGTCGTGCTGCACGCGGGCGCGGTCGTCGTCCTCGCGATGACGGGCGAACGCATGGTCAATGCCGTGGCCGGCATGATCGAGGAGACGGTGCAGTACCTGTATCCCGCGCGGCGCGACATCGGTCCGTTGAAGCCCGGCCAGTTGAGCGCATCGGCCCCGCGCGACGCGCGCACCACCGGCGATGAGACGCCGCGCTGGCGTGACGGTCAGCCGGGCGCCGGCGGACAGGGCGTGGGCGCACACGAGGGCATCATCTTCGCGCCGCTCCCCTCGGAGTCGGAGTCCGTCGAGCCGGGCGTCGGCGACAACGCCTTCAGCACGGTGGAAGTCGATTCCATCGCCGTCGTCGACCCCACGAGCGAGGGTCCGGAGTACCCCACGGCGATGGCCGCCCGCAAGCTCGAGGGCAGCACCGTGCTGCGGTTCGTCGTCGACTCGACGGGGACGATCGACATGTCCACGGTGCGCGTGATCTCCGCCACCCACTCGGCGTTCGCCAAGGCCGTGATCGCGGCCATGCCGCGGATGAAGTACCGGCCGGCGAGCATTGACGGACATCCCGTGCGGCTGCTGGTCGAGCAGGCCTTCGCGTTCAGGCTCCAGAAACCCAAGGGACAGATCGCATAG
- a CDS encoding carboxymuconolactone decarboxylase family protein produces the protein MTSWIPLPETGTATGALREAFARVAGTRGKVSNILKVHATRPAAMLAHLDLYRELMFSQSELTRPEREMIATVVSSVNGCRY, from the coding sequence ATGACCAGCTGGATTCCACTGCCCGAAACCGGCACCGCCACGGGGGCCCTGCGCGAGGCGTTCGCGCGCGTCGCGGGAACACGCGGCAAGGTCTCGAACATCCTGAAGGTGCACGCCACGCGACCGGCGGCGATGCTGGCCCACCTCGACCTCTATCGGGAGCTCATGTTCTCCCAATCGGAGCTGACGCGCCCCGAGCGCGAGATGATCGCGACCGTGGTGTCGTCCGTGAACGGATGCCGGTATTGA
- the merA gene encoding mercury(II) reductase — protein MTKRDCPGTDLSCATCVQPVTAVQANGATHAPVGIRRVVVIGSGGAAMAAALKAAERGAAVTLIERGVIGGTCVNVGCVPSKILIRAAHVAQTRRRSPFDAGVSPAPVTVDRRALLAQQQARVEELRGAKYKQVLASNEGITVVAGTARFVGAQSLMVTDAAGEERRLEFERCLIATGASASVPPIPGLDETPFWTSTDALASAEIPPRLAVIGSSVIAVELAQAYARLGSQVTILARHTLLFRQDPALGAALAEVFRDEAIDVRLHAHLTSVAHADGVFRVATDAGVVEAERVLVATGRAPNTRSLGLEQAGVAVDARGAIVVDGHLQTNVADIYAAGDCTTLPQFVYVAAAAGTRAAINMTDGDAVLDLSSMPAVTFTEPQIATVGLTEAEAQARGIATESRTLALEHVPRALVNFDTRGFIKLVADAGTGQLLGAQIVAAEAGEVIQSAALALHAGLTVRELADQLFPYLTMVEGLKLAAQTFTKDVSQLSCCAG, from the coding sequence ATGACCAAGCGCGATTGTCCGGGTACCGATCTGTCGTGTGCGACGTGTGTCCAGCCGGTGACCGCGGTGCAGGCAAATGGCGCCACGCACGCGCCAGTCGGCATCCGTCGTGTCGTCGTGATTGGAAGCGGCGGCGCCGCAATGGCCGCGGCATTGAAGGCCGCCGAACGCGGGGCCGCGGTGACGCTCATTGAACGTGGCGTCATTGGCGGCACCTGCGTCAACGTGGGATGCGTGCCGTCGAAGATCCTCATTCGCGCCGCGCATGTGGCACAGACGCGGCGGCGCAGCCCGTTCGACGCCGGCGTGTCGCCCGCGCCGGTGACGGTGGACCGGCGGGCGTTGCTCGCGCAGCAACAGGCACGGGTGGAGGAGCTGCGGGGTGCCAAGTACAAACAGGTGCTGGCCAGCAACGAGGGCATTACGGTCGTGGCGGGAACGGCCCGATTCGTCGGCGCACAATCGCTGATGGTGACCGACGCCGCGGGTGAGGAGCGTCGCCTCGAGTTTGAACGGTGTCTCATCGCCACCGGCGCCAGCGCGTCGGTGCCGCCCATTCCGGGTCTGGACGAGACGCCATTCTGGACCTCCACCGACGCGTTGGCGAGCGCGGAGATTCCGCCGCGGCTGGCGGTGATCGGTTCCTCGGTCATCGCGGTGGAACTGGCGCAGGCGTATGCCCGGCTTGGCAGCCAGGTGACGATTCTGGCCCGCCACACGCTGCTGTTCCGCCAGGATCCCGCGCTTGGCGCCGCGCTCGCCGAGGTCTTCCGTGACGAGGCCATCGACGTGCGTCTCCATGCGCACCTCACGAGCGTCGCGCACGCCGACGGGGTGTTCCGGGTCGCCACGGACGCGGGTGTGGTCGAGGCCGAGCGGGTGCTCGTCGCCACTGGTCGTGCCCCCAACACGCGTTCGCTCGGCCTCGAACAGGCCGGCGTCGCCGTCGATGCGCGCGGCGCCATCGTCGTGGATGGCCATCTGCAGACGAACGTCGCGGACATTTATGCCGCCGGCGACTGCACGACGCTGCCGCAGTTCGTCTACGTCGCGGCGGCGGCGGGAACGCGCGCGGCCATCAACATGACGGACGGCGATGCCGTGCTCGACCTCTCGTCAATGCCGGCGGTGACCTTCACCGAACCGCAGATCGCGACGGTCGGGCTGACCGAGGCGGAGGCGCAGGCACGTGGGATCGCCACGGAAAGCCGCACGCTCGCGCTCGAACACGTGCCGCGTGCCCTCGTGAACTTCGACACGCGCGGCTTCATCAAGCTCGTGGCGGACGCCGGCACCGGACAGTTGCTCGGGGCGCAGATCGTGGCCGCTGAAGCCGGCGAAGTCATTCAGTCGGCGGCGCTGGCGCTGCACGCCGGCCTTACCGTGCGCGAGCTTGCCGACCAGCTCTTTCCCTACCTGACCATGGTCGAGGGTCTCAAGCTCGCCGCGCAGACCTTCACCAAGGACGTCTCCCAGCTGTCCTGCTGCGCCGGGTAG
- a CDS encoding aminotransferase class I/II-fold pyridoxal phosphate-dependent enzyme encodes MPRPEIDLTTSARLAGGSRVSAMAAGLVGSEILKIAAEIRAMVRKGAPICNLTVGDFDPAQFPIPTALRDAVTAAYARGETNYPPADGVLDLREAVQAYYRRELGLSYPLESILITGGARPVLYSIYRALVDPGDRVVYPLPSWNNNHYVHLMGAQGVPVPCTSANRFLPSAEELAPALPGARLLCLNSPLNPTGTAITADALSQICRAVLAENRRREGTGERPLFLMYDHIYWPLCVGETRHVTPPELEPAMAQYTVFVDGISKAFAATGLRVGWAVGPTDIIARMAAIVGHIGAWAPRPEQLASAAFLNDLAAQEEFRAVFIPGIQRRLDALYRSLEQMRARGLPVEALPPQGAIYLTARIAPFGKRTAEGKRLATNEDIRQWMLAEAQVGVVPFQAFGVPEESGWFRLSVGAASEAAIADAMPRLERALAGLGE; translated from the coding sequence ATGCCCCGACCCGAGATTGACCTGACCACTTCCGCTCGCCTGGCGGGCGGCTCCCGGGTGTCGGCGATGGCCGCCGGGCTCGTCGGTTCCGAGATCCTCAAGATCGCCGCCGAGATTCGCGCCATGGTTCGCAAGGGCGCGCCCATCTGCAACCTCACGGTCGGCGACTTCGATCCGGCGCAGTTCCCGATCCCCACCGCGCTTCGCGACGCGGTCACCGCGGCCTATGCCCGCGGCGAAACGAACTACCCTCCGGCCGATGGCGTGCTCGATCTCCGCGAGGCGGTGCAGGCGTATTACCGGCGCGAGCTGGGACTGAGCTATCCGCTGGAGTCGATCCTCATCACCGGCGGTGCCCGGCCGGTGCTCTACAGCATCTACCGCGCGCTCGTCGACCCGGGAGATCGCGTCGTCTATCCGCTGCCGTCGTGGAACAACAACCACTACGTGCACCTAATGGGTGCGCAGGGCGTGCCGGTGCCGTGCACGAGCGCCAACCGGTTCCTCCCCTCGGCGGAGGAGCTGGCACCGGCGCTGCCGGGGGCGCGGCTCCTCTGCCTGAACTCGCCCCTCAACCCGACGGGCACCGCGATCACCGCCGACGCGCTGTCGCAGATTTGCCGGGCGGTCCTCGCGGAGAATCGTCGCCGCGAAGGGACCGGTGAACGGCCGCTCTTCCTGATGTACGATCACATCTACTGGCCGCTGTGCGTCGGCGAGACGCGGCACGTGACCCCGCCGGAACTCGAGCCGGCGATGGCGCAGTACACGGTCTTCGTGGACGGCATCTCGAAGGCGTTCGCGGCCACGGGCCTCCGCGTGGGCTGGGCGGTGGGCCCCACCGACATCATCGCCCGCATGGCGGCGATCGTGGGACATATCGGCGCCTGGGCGCCACGCCCGGAACAGTTAGCGAGCGCGGCCTTCCTCAATGATCTCGCCGCGCAGGAGGAGTTTCGCGCGGTCTTCATCCCGGGGATCCAGCGGCGACTCGACGCGCTCTATCGCAGCCTCGAGCAGATGCGCGCGCGCGGACTGCCGGTGGAGGCGCTGCCGCCACAGGGCGCGATCTACCTGACCGCACGCATCGCGCCCTTTGGCAAGCGTACGGCCGAAGGGAAGCGGCTCGCGACCAACGAAGACATCCGGCAATGGATGCTCGCCGAGGCGCAGGTTGGCGTGGTGCCGTTCCAGGCGTTCGGTGTTCCCGAGGAGAGTGGCTGGTTCCGACTCAGCGTCGGGGCGGCGAGCGAAGCGGCGATCGCGGACGCGATGCCGCGGCTGGAACGGGCGCTGGCGGGATTGGGCGAGTGA
- a CDS encoding zf-HC2 domain-containing protein: MMEPMLDCDAVMRQLWDYLDGELSPERMQAIEAHVKMCGHCSPQVEFERAFLKALAAARAEVSNEGSLRDRVVAQLRTRGYSA; encoded by the coding sequence ATGATGGAACCGATGCTGGACTGCGACGCCGTGATGCGGCAGTTGTGGGATTACCTCGACGGGGAGCTCTCGCCGGAGCGCATGCAGGCCATCGAAGCACACGTGAAGATGTGCGGGCATTGCTCGCCCCAGGTGGAGTTCGAGCGCGCATTCCTCAAGGCGCTCGCGGCCGCGCGCGCCGAGGTGTCGAACGAAGGGAGCCTCCGCGACCGCGTGGTCGCGCAGCTCCGCACGCGCGGGTATTCGGCGTAG
- the merT gene encoding mercuric ion transporter MerT: MAPEKTPESPSGRTALVAGGLAAILASTCCLGPLVLLALGVSGAWIGTLTRLEPYRPLFLGVALVAVAFAQRRIFRMPTACAPGEVCAIPRVQTAYRVLFWTVVVLLAIAFAFPFIAPLFY; this comes from the coding sequence GTGGCACCTGAGAAGACGCCGGAGTCACCATCCGGACGTACGGCGCTCGTGGCCGGGGGCCTCGCAGCGATTCTCGCCTCGACGTGCTGCCTGGGACCGCTGGTGCTCCTGGCCCTTGGCGTGAGCGGCGCATGGATTGGCACGCTCACCAGGCTGGAGCCGTACCGGCCGCTCTTCCTCGGCGTGGCGCTGGTGGCCGTTGCATTCGCCCAGCGTCGGATCTTCCGCATGCCGACAGCCTGCGCACCGGGGGAAGTCTGCGCGATACCGCGCGTGCAGACCGCCTACCGCGTGCTGTTCTGGACCGTCGTGGTCCTGTTGGCCATCGCGTTCGCCTTTCCGTTCATTGCCCCACTCTTTTACTAG